Within the Glycine max cultivar Williams 82 chromosome 12, Glycine_max_v4.0, whole genome shotgun sequence genome, the region TGAATGGGATTGAAAACCCCAGCACGAACACCTGTTGACAAGCCTATGCAAAACTACCAGACATTGCAAATTTCAATAACAACCATAAATGTGACcggaaaaaaagtaaagaagtaAAGGGAAAATGTCGTGAAATATTTCTCTGTTTtccgaaagaaaaaaaaagtttgtaatTGTAAAGTTCGAGAGAGTAACAGAAGTGTAAAGGCTAAGAGCTTGTGTACAAAATAGATGGTGAATGATCATTAGCAATACGaacagaattaaaaaaattgagtaataAAAGACAATTTAGGTATAGTATTATGTGTGATAttgttctttaaataaaattagaatttcacCTTAATATGCTGTGCATTAAAAATTCtcattaaaagtttaatttcaacAACATACAAAACTACTTAAAAAATAGCACCTAAATCTTATCCTATGCTAAAAAAACAAGTGTGCATGAAGGAGCTAATCGTCCAGTTAAAAGGGAAAATTTACTGGATAAATGAAACCAATTTTGATTAGAAAAGGATCTAAGATGTTAAACTTGAAAGTTTTGTCGATTTCACACAATTAATTCCAAGTTAGGAGTAAATTTTGGCCTCATGGTCAGAGGGTTCAGCTGCTAAGGACCTACAATTGAATGTGAAGTTGAGGTAGAGTGAGTGTGTTTTGTCCAATTTTTATACTTGGTTTTCTCGTTCTCATTAATGTATTTGGTTGAAAGATGAGTCCCTGATAAGGAAAATGGCCTCCAATTCCGAAAGCAAATCTCCTTACAAGCACAAAGGTCAACGCCCTTCTCGGTctacatattatttatttcgTTGCTCGTACGTTCTCTACTTGTCTCCcttaatctctctctctctctgcccgttgtttttctgttgttgttgttgttgctggctCGCACCAACAGTATTTTTAACTGCCTCATTGTGGTCCTGGTCCACCCCAAGATTCTACATTATGGGTTCCCTATTTTGACACTTAATATTTTGGGTtataattatagaataaataatacatacatgaagtcttttacattttcacccactttcaaaattataagtttgttatttgttataataagtaaaacaaattataacaaaaaatcatttctGATTGACTTGTGGTTGTAAAAGTAATTAATGCCCATTAGACTCATTAACAATAATACATGTATGCCTTAACATGATAAACACTTCCTTTAAcactcttattttttctttatctatttcTTCCGTCCAATAATGTTATATCACTAATCATATTATCATTGAAAACCAATTCTTAGACACTTCTTAGGTGACTATATtcagagagagatagagataggAAGGAGAATTTATTAAGTAGTCTCACACCACCATGTATTTATAgtcttataaaacatatttaagtgttgagaaaaaattaataacgtTTGATTAACTGGGACCACGGTGATCTCATACCACTATATAATTagagagaaaagataaaatgaaggGAGGTGTTTGCTAATATTAAATATCCAAAAATCACGACTCATTGTCATTCCTCCctatttttgtctctctctcaTGGTGTAGGTATAGCAGACATTATTCTAAACTCAGTGTTATAAATTCCTCTTGAGAATAAGTCCCTCAACCTCTCACAGACAAAACACACACACTGATCTCCTGATGGAACATTCTCTGAATCCTTCTATGGGAAAAGCAGTGTCTGGCAGTGCCAATGAGGAAAGCGGCTGGACTTCTTACTTTGAAGAATTCTCTAAGGGCATGGAGCAGCAAAGTTACTGTTCCAGTTTAGGTGGCTCCTCTTTGGTCTCAGATGCTGCTTCTTGTGCTGCATGGAAACTCTCACATCACAATCACCTTGTTTCATACCCTTCTAATAATGTTGTCTCTAAGAAACTTCGTTTCAAGAAAACAAGAACCCAACAGATATCAGATGATGACCCTTTGGACGACACTGCTAGCTCCCCAGTCAATAGTCCCAAGGTATGTGTAATAATATATGTACA harbors:
- the LOC100799390 gene encoding vascular-related unknown protein 1: MEHSLNPSMGKAVSGSANEESGWTSYFEEFSKGMEQQSYCSSLGGSSLVSDAASCAAWKLSHHNHLVSYPSNNVVSKKLRFKKTRTQQISDDDPLDDTASSPVNSPKVGDLKVSGKNDDQLNGFTSRGKGFNSQHYPKLQADECDINFNGNNVECNTNLKKKGLCLVPLSMLVNYYG